CATCGTGAAGCCCCATTTCTCTGTATTCAGTGCAAGCCTGGTTCAAGATCCACTCGCCCGCCTGCATGATCAACCCGGACTCTTCCAGCATTGACACGAAGCCGGCCGGCGATACCAGTCCGCGTTGCGGATGCCGCCAGCGGATCAGCGCTTCCATGGCGACAATGCGGCCGGTGTTAAGCTCAGCCTGAGGTTGGTAATAGACAATAAACTCATTGCGCTTCAAAGCCAGGCGCAAATCAGTCTCCAATGTCAGCAGTTCGTGGCTGCGGGCATTCATATCCGGCGCATAGAAGCGATGCTGATTATGGCCTGACATGATGGCCCGATACAGGGCCGTGCCGGCATTGCGCAGCAATTCTTCGACGCCGGTGCCGTCGTTCGGATATATGGCGATGCCGGTACAAAAGGTGATGTAGGTTTCCTGGATGCCCAGAGACATTGGGCGATCAAAAGCAGCATAAATTTTGCGCAGCACGACCAGCAAATTTTCTGTGCGCGGCAGATCGCCCACTATGATCGCAAACTCGTCGCCGCCCTGTCGGGCGATTGTGTCATTAGGGCGCAAAGCAGCCTGTAGCCGGTCGGAAATCTGCTGCAGCAAAGTATCGCCGACCGTATGCCCCATACTGTCATTGATTCGTTTGAAGTTATCAATATCCAGAAACAATACGGCTACGAAATTATTGGAATGCCGGGCACGCTCCAGCTCTGCACTAAGCCGGTCCATTAGCAGCACCCGATTAGGTAAGCCGGTCAGCAGATCGTGGGTAGCCTGGTGTTGTAATTCAGCCTCGAAGCGCTTACGTTCGGAAATATCGCGTGCGATCGTGGACAGATATTCGACTTTGCCGGAGGCATCATGATGCGCCAACAGTACTTGCGATACCGGAATTTCTATACCGTCCATACGTCGCAAGGCCGTCTCGCCGGACCAAGTGCCTACACGGTAAGCGATAGGCAGCGCTTCATTTTTCAATTGGTGCGCTATACGCTCGGGAAACAGCTCTGGCAGACAAAATTTACTGATATCCATTTTGGGATCAAGGCCGAGCAATCGATAGCCGGCATTATTCAGGTAGCGCAGACAGCCGGCAGGATCGAGAATCGCGACCAAGTCAGTCGTCGCTTCCAGGATGGTGACCAACTGGGCGCGTGCTTCTTCAGCCTTGACGCGCTCGGTAATATTACGTCCTGTAGAAACAAAATGCGTAATATGCCCCTGCTCGTCCTTCAAAGGCGTGATGACTTTATCTTCATAAAACAGCTCGCCATCTTTTTTACGGTTGATTAAGGTGCCCGTGAATATGTCGCCCTTGAGCACCGTTTGCCAGAGATGTTGATAAAAAGCTTGATTCTGTTGGCTGGATTTCAATATAGAAGGTTTACGGCCTACAGCTTCGGCGCGTGTATAACCGGTCAGCCTCTCGAACGCCGGATTGACATATTCAATGCAACCATTGGGATCGGTAATGATGACGCTCTCAGCTGCCTGCTCCACGACCAAGGACAGTTTGCGCAGCATGCCTTCGGCCTGACGTTGTTCGCGACGCAGCTGCGCTTCTTCAAGTTCGCGCTCTACGGCCGGTACCAGGCGCATCAGATTGCCTTTCATGACATAGTCCTGAGCGCCGGACTTCATCGCCAGCACGGCCGTATTTTCGCCGATTGTTCCCGACACAAAAATAAAAGGCAGATCAAGATCGTGTTGTCTGACTACTTCAAGCGCCCGCATGCCGCTGAAATGCGGCATTGTATAATCGGATAACACAATATCCCAATGCTGCTGCAGCGCCTCGGTTAAAGCCTGTTCCGTCTCGACCCGTTGCCAATCGACAGACCGTCCGCCTTCTATCTCCAATTGATCCACCAACAACAGCGTATCATCTTCGGAGTCTTCAACGATCAGTATGCGCAAGGGTTGCGTAGTATCTACCCGCTTCAGCATAACATCACCTTTATCTACGATCCGATCAGTCGGGCGGCGGCTCATTAAGCAATATCCAGTAAAGGCCGAGCTGGCCTGCCGCCCGCACAAATTCGTCGAAGTCGACCGGCTTGCGGACATAGCTGTTGGCGCCCAGCATATAGCCTTTCAGCCGGTCCTCTTCTTCATTGGAAGAGGTCAAAAGAACAACCGGCAGCAACTGGGTACGTTCATCATCGCGTATGCGGCGCAGCACCTCGAGGCCGTCGATCTTGGGCAATTTCAGATCCAGCAGTACGACCAGCGGCAAATCACGGGGGTCGCGTCCTGCATAAACTCCTGTACCAAACAGATAATCCAGCGCCTCCGCGCCATTGCGCGCCACGATTATCTTATGGGTAATATTACTCTTCTTGAGGGCATGCAGAGTCAGCGCCTCATCATCAGGGTTATCTTCCACCAGAAGAATGACCTTATTGTTCATAAATTCTCTCGTGCCTCCAGCGTAAAATAAAAGGTGGCTCCCTGTTCGACCGCCCCCTCGGCCCAAATACGCCCGCCGTGCTTATGGATAATACGTTGCGAGGTCGCCAATCCGATGCCGGTGCCGGGAAATTCGCTGGTGTCATGGAGACGCTGGAAAGCCCCGAACAGTTTTTCGGCATAAGCCATATCGAAACCGGCGCCGTTGTCACGCACGAAATAGACCGGCTCACCATTCTGTATTTGCCTGCCGAATTCGATCCGCGCTTCAGGCCGTTTACTCGTGAACTTCCAGGCATTGCCCAGCAGATTGTCCAATACGATGCGCAACAATCGGGCATCGCCCCAGACAATCAGCCCCGGCTCTATCGTACACTGTACGTTGCGACCCGGTTCTTGCTTACGTAGTTCCTCGATCACTTCGTTGGCAAGCGCGCTTAAATTGATGTCTTCGCGTTTCAGTTCTGATCGGGTAATGCGTGACAATTTGAGCAGATCATCGATTAATGTCGCCATATGCTGGGCGGCTGCCCTTACTCGTCTCAAGCGATCCCGCCCCGTGTCATCGAGGCAATCTGCATACTCGTCAAGCAGAATGCGGCTGAAACCGTCAACGGCACGCAAGGGTGCGCGCAGATCATGCGAAACCGAATAACTGAAAGCTTCGAGCTCATGGTTGACTGATTCCAGAACCATAGCGCGATCATGCAAGGCTATATTGAGTTGCTGAATGCGCTGCTCGATTTCTTTGCGCTCACTGATATCTTCGATGATGCCGTCAAAATATACATTGCCAGC
This is a stretch of genomic DNA from Methylobacter sp. YRD-M1. It encodes these proteins:
- a CDS encoding response regulator, with translation MNNKVILLVEDNPDDEALTLHALKKSNITHKIIVARNGAEALDYLFGTGVYAGRDPRDLPLVVLLDLKLPKIDGLEVLRRIRDDERTQLLPVVLLTSSNEEEDRLKGYMLGANSYVRKPVDFDEFVRAAGQLGLYWILLNEPPPD
- a CDS encoding EAL domain-containing protein, yielding MLKRVDTTQPLRILIVEDSEDDTLLLVDQLEIEGGRSVDWQRVETEQALTEALQQHWDIVLSDYTMPHFSGMRALEVVRQHDLDLPFIFVSGTIGENTAVLAMKSGAQDYVMKGNLMRLVPAVERELEEAQLRREQRQAEGMLRKLSLVVEQAAESVIITDPNGCIEYVNPAFERLTGYTRAEAVGRKPSILKSSQQNQAFYQHLWQTVLKGDIFTGTLINRKKDGELFYEDKVITPLKDEQGHITHFVSTGRNITERVKAEEARAQLVTILEATTDLVAILDPAGCLRYLNNAGYRLLGLDPKMDISKFCLPELFPERIAHQLKNEALPIAYRVGTWSGETALRRMDGIEIPVSQVLLAHHDASGKVEYLSTIARDISERKRFEAELQHQATHDLLTGLPNRVLLMDRLSAELERARHSNNFVAVLFLDIDNFKRINDSMGHTVGDTLLQQISDRLQAALRPNDTIARQGGDEFAIIVGDLPRTENLLVVLRKIYAAFDRPMSLGIQETYITFCTGIAIYPNDGTGVEELLRNAGTALYRAIMSGHNQHRFYAPDMNARSHELLTLETDLRLALKRNEFIVYYQPQAELNTGRIVAMEALIRWRHPQRGLVSPAGFVSMLEESGLIMQAGEWILNQACTEYREMGLHDVRISVNVSASQFNDPDLLHKVCGVMKRDGIPPNALELEMTENTIMQDPAAAAEILKKLRALGVRIAIDDFGTGYSSLSYLKRFPLDALKIDQGFVRDLTRDPNDAAIVEASITLGKKLGLEVVAEGVEDKEQFDFLRAHDCDLAQGYYVSRPLRKNELIDLLREGRRW